From a region of the Podospora pseudopauciseta strain CBS 411.78 chromosome 7 map unlocalized CBS411.78m_7, whole genome shotgun sequence genome:
- the MgPP2CL-1 gene encoding mgpp2cl-1, protein phosphatase 2C-like protein 1 (COG:T; EggNog:ENOG503NUYG; BUSCO:EOG09264XTW) has translation MFGSSKSDSGIADSSSKAGSKSPSPDKDDAGRATPSPTKSTEQAASGERRSGNGSPPSAGSSAEQKKRRSSGVSAKASNLIAQAKNTLFTQSGKGSNSDAGANSKNTDQALLEELGKKDQALAVPQGQHNNAAGSSLPGPRSTFKVGVWEDRNKRCRRTMEDTHAFLYNFLCTPAPALGTDSKWPKSSGDADEAGGSDMVETDNGYFAIFDGHAGTFAADWCGKKLHLILEDIIKKNPNSPIPELLDQTFTAVDQQLANLPVKNSGCTAAIAVLRWEDRVPSNASVTGSQAIAPALAKAAEEAKTGESAPSLAAPEAAHARLKDASKRQRVLYTANVGDARIVLCRAGKAMRLSYDHKGSDEHEGKRISAAGGLILNNRVNGVLAVTRALGDTYMKELVTGHPYTTETVLQPNEDEFIIIACDGLWDVASDQEAVDLVRNTMDPGAAAKQLVDHALARFSTDNLSCMIVRFDKQGTLDQQSSKEIGVEGDSASASGKLSEAEKIINETKAKIAEGNTPAVGISASNFGHGRDPAKLEAEADFTPTAVEGSVEEEPSQAVVNSVEGNGTKDAVVVDGTRSDVEVPDLTEPAPPLAEPAVGSNPPLVKS, from the exons ATGTTTGGCAGTTCCAAGTCAGACAGCGGCATCGCGGACTCGAGCAGTAAGGCTGGCAGCAAGTCTCCTTCCCCGGACAAGGACGACGCCGGCCGCGCTACACCATCGCCTACCAAATCCACCGAACAGGCTGCGAGCGGCGAGAGGCGGAGTGGCAATGGCAGTCCTCCCAGCGCGGGCAGCTCGGCTGAGCAGAAGAAGCGCCGGAGCAGCGGGGTGAGCGCCAAAGCCAGCAACCTCATAGCCCAGGCGAAGAATACTCTCTTCACTCAGTCTGGGAAGGGCAGCAACAGCGATGCGGGTGCTAACTCTAAGAATACGGACCAGGCTCTTCTAGAAGAGTTAGGCAAGAAAGATCAAGCACTCGCCGTGCCCCAGGGCCAGCACAACAACGCCGCCGGCTCGTCGCTCCCCGGCCCTCGATCTACCTTCAAAGTCGGTGTTTGGGAGGATCGCAACAAGAGATGCAGGCGGACGATGGAGGACACCCATGCATTCCTGTACAACTTTCTCTGTACGCCAGCCCCGGCTCTCGGTACAGATTCCAAGTGGCCAAAGTCTTCAGGCGATGCCGATGAGGCTGGTGGCAGCGACATGGTAGAGACGGACAATGGGTACTTTGCGATTTTCGACGGGCATGCCGGCACGTTTGCTGCCGACTGGTGCGGAAAGAAGCTTCATCTTATCCTCGAAGACATCATCAAAAAGAATCCAAACTCGCCGATACCCGAGCTGCTCGACCAAACATTCACTGCTGTTGATCAGCAGCTGGCAAACTTGCCAGTCAAGAACAGCGGTTGTACCGCCGCCATCGCTGTGCTTCGTTGGGAAGACCGGGTCCCGAGCAACGCCTCGGTGACTGGTTCTCAGGCCATTGCACCTGCGTTGGCAAAGGCcgcggaggaggcgaagaCTGGGGAGAGCGCCCCGTCATTAGCGGCCCCTGAAGCTGCGCATGCAAGGCTAAAAGATGCTTCCAAGAGGCAGCGTGTTCTCTATACCGCCAACGTCGGCGACGCCCGTATCGTTCTCTGTCGGGCGGGCAAGGCTATGCGGCTATCCTATGACCACAAGGGCAGTGATGAGCATGAGGGCAAGCGCATCTCGGCAGCAGGTGGCCTCATATTGAACAACCGCGTGAACGGTGTCCTTGCTGTCACTCGGGCGTTGGGCGACACATACATGAAGGAGTTGGTGACAGGGCACCCGTACACTACGGAGACTGTTTTGCAGCCAAATGAAGATGAGTTTATCATTATTGCTTGTGATGGG TTGTGGGACGTTGCCTCAGATCAAGAGGCTGTCGACCTTGTCCGCAACACGATGGACCCCGGCGCGGCAGCGAAACAACTTGTTGACCACGCTCTTGCTCGCTTCAGTACTGACAACCTCTCTTGTATGATCGTTCGCTTTGACAAGCAGGGTACTCTCGACCAGCAGTCCAGCAAGGAGATTGGCGTCGAGGGGGACAGTGCGTCTGCCTCGGGCAAGCTCAGCGAGGCAGAAAAGATTATCAATGAGACGAAAGCCAAGATTGCTGAAGGAAACACGCCCGCGGTTGGTATCTCGGCCAGTAATTTTGGACACGGCCGTGACCCTGCTAAACTAGAAGCGGAAGCGGACTTTACACCGACGGCAGTTGAGGGTtctgttgaggaggagccgaGTCAGGCTGTGGTGAACTCGGTGGAGGGTAACGGCACGAAGGAtgcggtggttgttgatgggacTCGATCAGATGTTGAGGTCCCGGATTTGACGGAGCCGGCACCGCCGTTGGCCGAACCGGCGGTGGGTTCTAACCCGCCGCTGGTCAAGTCTTAG
- the DID4 gene encoding ESCRT-III subunit protein did4 (EggNog:ENOG503NVGY; BUSCO:EOG09264T0J; COG:U) — protein MNILEWAFGKRMTPAERLRKNQRLLDKAIRELDQQRVKLEKQEKALVAQIRQSAQKGQMGACKIQAKDLVRTRRYIDKFYGMKSQLQKISLRLQTYRTNEQMMQAMKGATMALGSMNRTMNLPSLQRIAMEFERENDIMEQRQEMMDDAIDDAMDVGAEEEGDEIVEQVLEEIGVDLSQALGETPSGLQSQSVPETKIAQAVGGEGGGADPGDDDLQARLDSLRR, from the exons ATGAAT ATCCTAGAATGGGCTTTCGGCAAGCGCATGACGCCGGCCGAGCGTCTGCGCAAGAACCAGCGACTCCTCGACAAGGCGATCAGGGAATTGGACCAGCAGCGCGTCAAGCTggagaagcaggagaaggCTCTCGTCGCCCAGATTCGCCAGAGCGCCCAGAAGGGCCAGATGGGTGCTTGCAAGATTCAAGCAAAGGATTTGGTTCGCACCAGACGATACATTGACAAGTTCTACGGCATGAAGAGCCAGCTGCAAAAGAtctccctccgcctccagACCTACCGCACGAACGAGCAGATGATGCAGGCGATGAAGGGTGCTACGATGGCACTTGGGAGCATGAACCGTACTATGAACCTTCCCTCTCTACAGCGAATCGCCATGGAGTTTGAGCGGGAGAACGACATCATGGAGCAAAGGCAAGAGATGATGGACGATGCTATTGATGACGCCATGGACGTTGgtgctgaagaggagggtgatgagatTGTGGAACAGGTCTTGGAGGAGATTGGTGTAGACTTGAGCCAGGCA CTCGGCGAAACACCTTCAGGTCTCCAGTCCCAATCCGTGCCGGAGACCAAGATTGCGCAGgcggttggaggagaaggcggcggagCAGATCCCGGGGACGACGACCTACAAGCCCGGCTGGACAGTCTCAGACGATGA
- the FZO1 gene encoding mitofusin (EggNog:ENOG503NU0P; COG:O; BUSCO:EOG09260RGH), translated as MSQEYFSPKGKGVRRPNDNATSDADAHHEPSDADSNYDRPPRASTAPSYMTVGNGSSANAARLQAMLEQDSGYGGSIAGDDVNSSLFNPASSGWDNVIHEDRPMRGSHSNEADRSAQASAVHQLWYNQHRNTLGRAISTVIELLSDLQRFNETWPAHYPSVQRAALDSPSHPSLRPGFHQAYSTAGDLANGPQFNAAQPPLRRAMTSVEDAAAAAESSRAAETRTVAEPRLVSPQIAQEFSVLKLDLKLGSLHQTELVHSLEKSSVAALLDGKIQSSIRHLQALRERIEDTSSKVLVTGDLNAGKSTFCNALLRRKVLPEDQQPCTSIFCEVLDARENCGIEEVHAVHRDAVYNRHDEATYDVYPLKDLERIVIDNTVYMQCKVYVKDARSIDESLLNNGVVDIALIDAPGLNMDTTKTTAIFARQEEIDVVVFVVSAMNHFTQTGTEFIRAAAAEKAYLFVVVNHFDNIRDKDRCQKQILTQIRGLSPATYKEAGELVHFVSSSAIPVAPNPPGGPGGGGGSGSSSGGGFGDDPGDNDPKGKGKDKEMARDFSALEQSLRRFVLEKRARSKLAPAKTYLTNILNDVNVLATVNTEVAQAEYDRVNSELQALEPQLEAGKRARAEISEQVERTIEDTCQEVYDYSRTTINSAINHAGDDNLGIEYPGLFSAFQYADDLKAAMLSHIAASVVHCEENARKKTVAGVESIKKLGIKHLGDEYQNLNFKSEVMFQGRKDALARQVDISTEFADFVDFSTLMQREEKAGMALTVAGVVGTTVISGYSQVNLAFRAAQILGSENLRKLIIPGVIAGAAALAFYVLSQIPHSLPARLSQKIATQLEAMDYVHQNSSRISGKVRKVLLIPANNLRVGLQKSVEQLGARRDETVKVRKESSDALRYFGNLVQRSAHQRQVVEGVDLDGHPPGMAGHPGY; from the exons ATGAGCCAAGAGTACTTTTCGCCAAAGGGCAAGGGTGTCCGGCGGCCCAACGACAATGCCACTTCCGATGCCGATGCCCATCATGAGCCGAGTGACGCCGACTCAAATTACGACCGCCCCCCGCGCGCTTCGACCGCGCCCTCGTACATGACTGTAGGAAACGGTTCTTCGGCAAACGCTGCACGACTTCAAGCCATGCTGGAACAAGACTCTGGATACGGCGGCAGCATCGCCGGTGACGACGTCAACTCGTCGCTTTTCAACCCGGCGTCTTCGGGCTGGGACAATGTGATTCACGAAGACCGACCAATGCGTGGCAGCCATAGCAACGAAGCCGACCGCTCCGCTCAGGCCAGCGCCGTCCATCAGCTTTGGTACAATCAGCACCGAAACACCCTCGGCCGGGCCATCAGCACCGTCATCGAGCTCTTGAGCGACCTGCAACGCTTCAACGAAACATGGCCTGCCCACTACCCCTCAGTCCAGCGGGCTGCCCTCgattccccctcccacccgtCATTGAGACCCGGTTTTCACCAGGCATACTCGACCGCGGGTGATCTGGCAAATGGACCGCAGTTCAACGCCGCTCAGCCGCCCCTCCGGCGAGCTATGACCTCCGTCGAggacgccgccgccgccgccgagtcCAGCCGAGCCGCCGAGACCAGAACCGTCGCCGAGCCCCGTCTTGTGTCGCCTCAGATAGCCCAGGAATTTTCCGTCTTGAAGTTGGATTTGAAGCTTGGTTCCCTCCACCAGACGGAACTGGTACACTCGCTGGAGAAGAGCTCGGTTGCTGCGTTGCTGGACGGGAAGATTCAGTCCAGTATCAGACATCTACAGGCTCTTCGGGAGCGTATCGAGGACACCTCCAGCAAGGTCTTGGTCACGGGTGATTTGAACGCTGGCAAATCGACATTCTGCAACGCCCTTTTGCGACGAAAGGTTCTCCCCGAAGATCAGCAGCCATGCACGAGCATTTTCTGCGAGGTATTGGATGCGAGGGAAAACTGCGGCATTGAGGAGGTTCACGCTGTACACAGGGATGCTGTTTACAACCGTCACGACGAGGCTACCTACGATGTGTATCCTCTGAAGGACCTCGAGAGAATTGTGATCGACAACACCGTGTACATGCAGTGCAAGGTCTATGTCAAGGACGCCAGGTCGATCGATGAATCTTTGCTGAATAACGGTGTGGTTGACATCGCCCTTATCGACGCCCCCGGTCTCAATATGGATACCACCAAGACTACAGCTATTTTTGCACGAcaggaggagattgatgttgtggtgtttgTGGTCTCGGCCATGAACCACTTCACCCAAACGGGTACCGAGTTCATTCGAGCGGCCGCCGCTGAGAAGGCCTATTTGTTCGTCGTGGTCAACCATTTCGACAATATCAGGGACAAGGACCGGTGCCAGAAGCAAATTCTCACCCAAATCCGCGGTCTCAGCCCCGCGACATACAAGGAAGCCGGTGAGCTCGTGCACTTCGTCTCCAGTTCCGCCATCCCAGTAGCACCAAACCCCCCTGGAGGccccggcggcggtggtggttcaGGAAGCTCCAGCGGCGGCGGGTTCGGCGATGACCCGGGTGATAATGaccccaagggcaagggcaaagaCAAGGAGATGGCCAGAGACTTTTCTGCCCTCGAGCAGTCTTTGCGTAGATTTGTGCTGGAGAAGCGCGCTCGCTCCAAGTTGGCTCCTGCCAAGACATATCTCACCAACATTTTGAACGACGTCAACGTTCTCGCTACTGTCAACACCGAAGTTGCCCAGGCGGAATACGACCGTGTGAACTCGGAGCTGCAGGCCCTGGAGCCCCAGCTTGAGGCTGGCAAGAGGGCCAGGGCAGAGATCAGCGAGCAGGTTGAGCGGACCATCGAGGACACTTGCCAGGAGGTCTACGACTACTCTCGCACGACCATCAACTCGGCCATCAACCACGCCGGCGATGATAACCTGGGAATTGAGTACCCCGGTCTCTTCAGCGCCTTCCAGTATGCCGATGATCTCAAGGCTGCCATGCTTTCCCACATTGCCGCCTCGGTCGTCCACTGCGAGGAGAACGCCAGAAAGAAGACGGTTGCTGGTGTCGAGTCGATCAAGAAACTGGGTATCAAGCATCTGGGGGATGAGTACCAGAACCTCAACTTCAAGTCGGAGGTCATGTTCCAGGGCCGGAAGGATGCTTTGGCTCGTCAGGTGGACATTTCTACCGAGTTTGCGGACTTTGTCGACTTTTCGACGCTgatgcagagggaggagaaggccggcATGGCGCTCACGGTGGCGGGTGTGGTTGGTACAACTGTTATCAGTGGGTACAGCCAGGTGAACCTCGCTTTTAGAGCGGCTCAGATTTTGGGAAGTGAGAACTTGAGGAAGTTGATTATTCCGGGTGTTattgctggtg CTGCTGCTCTGGCGTTTTATGTCCTCTCTCAGATCCCTCACTCCCTTCCTGCCCGCCTCAGCCAAAAGATTGCCACGCAGCTTGAGGCGATGGATTATGTTCATCAGAACAGCAGCCGGATTTCGgggaaggtgaggaaggtgttgCTCATTCCGGCGAATAACCTCAGGGTTGGGCTGCAAAAGTCGGTGGAGCAATTGGGCGCGAGGAGGGATGAGACGGTCaaggtgaggaaggagagcAGTGATGCGTTAAGGTATTTTGGGAATCTGGTGCAGAGGAGTGCGCATCAGAggcaggtggtggagggggtggatttgGATGGGCATCCGCCGGGTATGGCGGGGCATCCGGGGTATTGA
- the MAS2 gene encoding Mitochondrial-processing peptidase subunit alpha (COG:O; MEROPS:MER0079232; EggNog:ENOG503NV1J) yields the protein MFRSCRPTRLLNQTHLPWHPARPSYSPVGPRRYATEHVLKYERAHREAKANKRATRDPTETDKITTLPNGIRVASEDLPDAFSGVGVYIDAGSRYENDSLRGASHIMDRLAFKSTRSRSADEMLETVEQLGGNIQCASSRESMMYQAATFNSAIPTTVELLADTIRNPQLTDEEIAQQLETAEYEVGEIWSKPELILPELVHTAAFKDNTLGNPLLCPQERLSVINKDVIQAYRDAFYQPDRMVVAFAGVPHAEAVELAQKYFGDMERSKPIVSEPTTPTDSSSEASSAASTPPTSPEPEQPSGLFGKILKNLAPQQSSSPSSMLRPVVTPITEADLNRPATYTGGFLTLPTQPPPINPNLPTFSHIHLCFEGLPISSPDIFALATLQTLLGGGGSFSAGGPGKGMYSRLYTNVLNQHGWVESCIAFNHSYKDSGLFGIAASCYPGRTIPMLHVMCRELQALTHDSGYTGLGEVEVNRAKNQLRSSLLMNLESRMVELEDLGRQVQVHGRKIPVREMTRQINRLTPKDLRRVAKQVLGGLVNNPGGGSGAPTVVLQEASQHGNGRQEVIGWEQIQDIIASWKLGRN from the exons ATGTTTAGATCCTGCCGGCCCACAAGGCTGTTGAACCAGACACATCTGCCATGGCACCCCGCGAGGCCGAGTTACTCGCCTGTCGGCCCAAGGCGCTATGCCACTGAGCATGTCTTGAAATACGAAAGGGCACATCGGGAGGCAAAGGCTAATAAACGTGCAACAAGA GACCCAACAGAAACCGACAAGATCACCACGCTACCAAATGGAATTCGAGTCGCCTCTGAGGATTTGCCCGATGCCTTCTCGGGAGTGGGAGTCTACATCGATGCCGGGTCAAGATACGAGAACGACTCCCTCCGGGGAGCCAGTCACATCATGGACAGGCTAGCCTTCAAGTCGACAAGATCACGATCAGCGGACGAGATGTTGGAGACAGTAGAGCAACTGGGCGGCAATATCCAATGCGCTTCTTCCAGAGAATCCATGATGTACCAAGCAGCAACCTTCAACTCTGCCATTCCTACCACCGTGGAACTGTTGGCCGACACGATCCGAAACCCCCAGTTGACCGACGAGGAAATTGCTCAACAACTCGAGACGGCCGAGTACGAAGTGGGAGAGATTTGGTCCAAACCGGAGCTGATCTTGCCCGAGTTGGTTCATACAGCTGCTTTCAAGGACAACACATTAGGGAACCCCTTGCTCTGCCCTCAGGAGAGGCTGAGCGTTATCAACAAGGACGTTATCCAGGCCTACAGGGACGCCTTCTACCAACCAGACCGCATGGTTGTGGCCTTTGCCGGTGTTCCTCACGCCGAGGCCGTCGAGCTTGCACAGAAATACTTTGGTGATATGGAGCGTTCAAAACCGATTGTATCAGAACCAACCACTCCCACCGACTCATCAAGCGAGGCCTCCTCAGCtgcctcaacaccaccaacatcccCAGAACCCGAACAACCCTCCGGCCTGTTTGGCAAGATTCTCAAGAACCTCGCCCCACAACAGtcatcttccccatcctcaatGCTTCGCCCAGTAGTCACCCCCATTACCGAAGCTGACCTCAACCGTCCAGCTACCTATACCGGCGgcttcctcaccctcccaacTCAGCCTCCACCAATCAACCCCAATCTCCCCACATTTTCCCATATCCACCTCTGCTTCGAAGGCCTTCCCATCTCCTCTCCAGATATCTTTGCCTTGGCCACTCTTCAAACCCttcttggcggcggcggctccttctccgccgGCGGCCCAGGAAAGGGCATGTACTCTCGTCTGTACACCAACGTCCTCAACCAACACGGCTGGGTAGAATCCTGCATAGCCTTCAACCACTCCTACAAGGACTCTGGTCTCTTCGGCATCGCTGCTTCATGTTATCCAGGTCGCACCATCCCCATGCTCCACGTCATGTGTCGCGAGCTCCAGGCTCTCACCCACGACTCGGGGTACACGGGCCTTGGAGAGGTAGAGGTCAACCGGGCCAAGAACCAGCTCCGGTCGAGCTTGCTGATGAACCTGGAGAGCAGGATGGTTGAGCTGGAAGATTTGGGAAGACAGGTGCAGGTTCACGGGAGGAAGATCCCAGTGAGGGAGATGACGCGCCAGATCAACCGGTTGACGCCGAAGGAcctgaggagggtggcgaaGCAGGTgcttggtgggttggtgaacAACCCGGGCGGGGGGTCAGGGGCGCCGACGGTGGTGTTGCAGGAGGCGAGTCAACATGGGAATGGGAGGCAGGAGGTGATTGGGTGGGAGCAGATACAGGATATTATTGCTAGTTGGAAGTTGGGGAGGAATTAG
- a CDS encoding uncharacterized protein (COG:O; EggNog:ENOG503NYIV), whose translation MFTQPVASPTSPGAPVSPGPVSPTRTSRLRGLSYFRNYTQNHLLSREHSAHAHAHAHTNQSHQQHHQANSPTHNPSLNSPALPSPGLPIPPPTAEASSHYNHNNITNATTNNTHGHPSHTSRSNPFLQPAPTLAQPLVLPPSTTSQTSSGLFPGDPLNSALTERSGGVGGLAPPANTTIMTRARSATVGDAVLSPDPGSSSADILPSIRFSAFHDTRATRPSLKFPTISRTLPTGNEVIRVGRYSERDNQPNIPSNMPSAAPVGFKSKVVSRRHCEFWYEDGKWYIKDVKSSSGTFLNHIRLSPPGTESKPFAVNDGDIVQLGIDFKGGEEMIFRCVKMRLELNRGWQNKLNAFNLTSHKRLRNMTAGSAQDSSAQSYTQDCSICLNSIAPCQSLFVAPCSHTWHFKCIRALLNSPSYPIFICPNCRAAADLEAEVEDPEEWEQLDSDEGAKSNPEGTLLAPATSEAQPRKSRESVRATRQATLIAPQQPPLPIPVPVIQSESESDVVMVDVPAQQQQQQAPPVAEITLIDTREPTMSTNASRPPFQHAQSSPVPIHHASGHRTPSPTGPLIAGNNEGPITPRNDAGPWVFDGSGLRQRADGGGATAQATKFTTGFAVIKRLIGVAFWGSSLEFGVYLSPLLHIFADGNEGTTAGMGC comes from the exons ATGTTTACACAACCTGTAGCCTCGCCCACATCCCCGGGGGCTCCGGTATCACCTGGTCCAGTCTCGCCCACAAGGACCAGTCGCCTGAGAGGCCTGAGTTACTTTCGTAATTACACCCAGAACCACCTCCTGTCCCGCGAGCACAGCGCCCACGCCCACGCCCACGCCCACACCAACCAgagccaccaacaacaccaccaggcAAACTCCCCGACTCACAATCCATCCTTGAACTCTCCAGCGCTCCCCTCTCCCGGCCTGcctatcccccctcccacggCAGAAGCCAGCAGCCATTATAATCATAATAACATCACCAACGCTactaccaacaacacccacgGCCACCCCTCGCACACAAGTCGGTCCAATCCCTTCTTGCAGCCCGCCCCGACACTAGCCCAACCCCTCGTCCTCCCGCCCTCCACCACATCGCAGACCTCCTCCGGCCTTTTCCCCGGCGATCCTTTGAATTCTGCCCTCACCGAAAGAtctggaggagttggaggacTTGCCCCTcccgccaacaccaccatcatgacCCGGGCTCGTTCCGCCACCGTAGGGGATGCCGTCTTGTCGCCCGACCCAGGAAGCTCGAGCGCCGACATCCTCCCCTCGATCCGATTCAGCGCCTTTCACGACACCCGTGCTACTCGCCCGTCCCTCAAGTTCCCCACCATCTCGCGTACGCTCCCAACTGGCAATGAAGTGATCCGCGTAGGCAGATACTCGGAAAGAGACAACCAGCCCAATATCCCCAGCAACATGCCTTCTGCGGCGCCCGTAGGGTTCAAGAGCAAGGTTGTGAGTCGACGGCACTGCGAGTTCTGGTACGAGGATGGCAAATGGTACATCAAGGACGTTAAGAGTAGTTCTGGAACCTTTCTCAACCACATCCGTCTCAGTCCCCCCGGCACCGAGTCGAAGCCATTTGCGGTGAACGATGGTGATATTGTGCAGCTGGGTATTGACTTCaagggcggggaggaaaTGATCTTTCGCTGCGTCAAAATGAGGCTTGAACTAAACCGCGGGTGGCAGAATAAACTTAACGCCTTCAA CCTAACCTCACACAAACGCCTTCGAAACATGACGGCTGGCTCGGCCCAAGACTCTTCAGCTCAGTCTTACACCCAGGACTGCTCAATATGTCTGAATAGCATCGCG CCATGCCAATCCTTATTCGTCGCTCCATGTTCCCACACATGGCATTTCAAATGCATCCGAGCCCTGCTCAACTCCCCGTCCTACCCCATTTTTATCTGTCCCAACTGCCGCGCAGCCGCCGACCTTGAGGCCGAAGTAGAAGACCCCGAAGAATGGGAGCAGCTGGATTCCGACGAAGGGGCCAAGTCCAACCCTGAAGGGACCTTACTAGCCCCCGCTACCAGCGAAGCCCAACCACGAAAGTCTAGGGAGTCTGTCCGGGCCACCCGACAAGCTACCCTGATTGCGCCGCAGCAACCACCTCTACCAATCCCTGTTCCAGTAATACAAAGCGAAAGTGAATCagatgtggtgatggtggatgttccagcacagcagcaacagcaacaggcaCCTCCCGTTGCAGAAATCACACTCATCGACACACGAGAGCCAACAATGAGCACAAATGCAAGCCGCCCACCATTTCAACATGCCCAGTCAAGCCCCGTGCCCATTCATCATGCGTCTGGGCACAGGACACCATCTCCTACGGGTCCGTTAATCGCCGGTAACAACGAGGGGCCGATCACGCCGAGGAATGATGCCGGGCCATGGGTCTTTGACGGAAGTGGGCTGAGGCAGAGGGcggacgggggaggagcaacGGCTCAGG caaccaagTTCACCACGGGTTTTGCCGTCATTAAGAGATTAATTGGTGTTGCGTTTTGGGGGAGTTCGTTGGAATTTGGTGTCTACCTCTCACCGCTACTACATATATTTGCTGACGGAAACGAAGGCACGACAGCAGGAATGGGGTGTTGA